The DNA segment TATTTTTCGGAACTGTCTTTTGTCTTCCATCTGGAATTTTTTTTCAGAAAAAgatacaaaaaataaatataaaagtgtatgttaaatatttaaaataataatactttttaaatataaaatgaaAGTTGGGATACTATATGAAAAGATGGTGAGCTTTTAGACTATAGGAAAAAGTTAGATTCTTTTAAGTGGGGTTAGGTTTACAATTAGCATTGTCGTTTCTCCTATATACATAACCCCCAACCCGCAACAAAGATTCTCAAATTTAAGTTAGCACTGTCGTTTTTCTCCTATATAAACCCCCCACCCACAGCACCAAATATAACTTGTGGATCTCTCTCTCACTGTTTCATTGATTAACCAATGGAACGTCCAACAGTTAATAATAGAAGAACTGAGCGAAACATAAGAGAGAGAGATCGAAGAATCCACATGAGAAATCTACTTTCAatcctttcttctcttcttcccaTCCAATCTAAGGTAATAACGTTTCTGCTTTTCGTGTCCGTGTCTGTGTCCGTGTCCGGTTTTAATGGAACTGATGTGCATGAATTTGTTTTCAGATGTCAGTGAACAATCAGATAGATGAAGCTGCGAGTCATATCAAGAAGATGAAAATGAGAATAGATCAACTTGAGCTAAGAAGGATACAAGCATTACAAGAATATAGTAATGATCCTTGCAGTTCATCTGCTTCAAGTTTACCAATTCTAAGGATAAATAGTAGTGATTTTACTGGTCTTGAAGTGAATTTGATTACTGGCTCCTCTAAAAACTTCAAGTTACATCAAGTtatccaaattcttcaagagGAAGGTGCTCAAGTTACAAGCTGTTCTTCCACCCTAAAATCTGATGATCTTTTCATATGCACAATTATATCTCAGGTTTTTATACAACATCTCTTTGTTAATTGAATTGTACATTAACTAATATGTGAAATTGATTATGTAATATGAATTTTCTGACTATCTTTGCAGCCAATGTGTTCTAGAATTGGAATAGAGACCGAGAAAATTGCTCAGAGATTACAAGACTTGATTTGCAGTTGAAGTTCAGATTTTAATTTGCCGCCTCTTTGAATTGGTTGTAGAAAATGCAAgaagatgaaattaattaatggttgaTTCACAATATGTAAGTGATTATTGTGTTATTGTTAGAGAATAAGAATAGTTAAGGGAATTATATTGTAATTAGCCTTAGGGCTTTTCCTAATGGTATAAATAGCTGATATTTTATCAGCAACAGATATAATGaaatctctttcttttttttttctctctttcacttttatggtatcagagcaacaaTGGCAGATCCTTTGATGCTCATCACTAAGATTTCTCATGACTAGAAAACGCAAATCGTATGTTGATGCGTTGAATTCCAGTCAGAATATAAGAGAAGAAGATTTGAGTGAATCTGAAGGGAGATCTGAAAGTAGCGATTCCAATAACAATCGCAATTCAGATTCCAGAGAAGGAGAAGGCGATTCAACAATGAATTCAAACT comes from the Euphorbia lathyris chromosome 5, ddEupLath1.1, whole genome shotgun sequence genome and includes:
- the LOC136230905 gene encoding transcription factor bHLH168-like — its product is MERPTVNNRRTERNIRERDRRIHMRNLLSILSSLLPIQSKMSVNNQIDEAASHIKKMKMRIDQLELRRIQALQEYSNDPCSSSASSLPILRINSSDFTGLEVNLITGSSKNFKLHQVIQILQEEGAQVTSCSSTLKSDDLFICTIISQPMCSRIGIETEKIAQRLQDLICS